The following are from one region of the Populus trichocarpa isolate Nisqually-1 chromosome 8, P.trichocarpa_v4.1, whole genome shotgun sequence genome:
- the LOC7469092 gene encoding NADH dehydrogenase [ubiquinone] 1 alpha subcomplex subunit 8-B isoform X1, translating to MCISQTGLTCPVSNNLSVLLLLLDVFSFSHPLPLSYLSVATKLLLKMATSAVDATGNPIPTSAVLTTASKHIATRCFSENVEFLKCKKKDPNPEKCLDKGQQVTRCVLGLLKDLHQKCTKEMDAYVGCMYYYTNEFDLCRKEQQAFEKACPLE from the exons ATGTGTATTTCCCAAACTGGCCTTACCTGTCCTGTTAGCAATAATCTGTCAGTATTGCTCCTTCTCCTTGATGTTTTCTCATTTTCGCACCCTCTCCCTCTGTCCTATCTCTCAGTAGCAACCAA ATTATTGTTGAAGATGGCGACGAGTGCGGTGGACGCGACTGGGAATCCGATCCCGACATCAGCGGTGCTAACGACTGCATCGAAGCATATAGCGACAAGATGCTTTTCAGAAAATGTGGAGTTTCTCAAGTGCAAGAAGAAGGATCCAAACCCGGAGAAATGCCTCGATAAAGGCCAGCAAGTCACTCGCTGTGTCCTTGGATT GTTGAAAGATCTTCACCAGAAGTGCACAAAAGAGATGGATGCTTACGTTGGTTGCATGTATTACTATACAAATGAATTTGATTTGTGTCGCAAAGAGCAACAGGCATTCGAGAAAGCTTGCCCTTTGGAGTGA
- the LOC18101709 gene encoding serine/arginine-rich SC35-like splicing factor SCL28, with protein sequence MPRNRSRSRSYSPRRRSRTPPRGRKRHDDEDRLRESRSYRDRRSPAPSGLLIRNLPLDARPEDLRRSFEKFGPLKDIYLPKNYYTGEPRGFGFVKYRHSEDAAEAKQRMDHKTIGGREIRIVFAEENRKTPQEMRRTTHVSDRHGGSSRGRTSSRSPRHRHRSYSRSPSPARHDSRDRGVKDDYRSRRRSRSISHSRSPRDGRDYRADQQSLSPRENGQSPRERDHASGRSRTPRAYNNSPLRSRS encoded by the exons ATGCCAAGGAACAGAAGCCGGAGCAGAAGCTACAGTCCTCGTCGCCGTAGCCGAACCCCTCCACGTGGCCGAAAGCGACACGACGACGAAGATCGCCTCCGTGAAAGCCGTTCTTACCGTGACCGTCGCTCTCCCGCTCCCTCCGGCTTGCTCATTCGCAATCTCCCTCTCGATGCCAG GCCTGAAGATCTTAGGAGGTCATTTGAGAAATTTGGTCCCTTGAAAGATATTTATCTGCCCAAGAATTACTACACTGG GGAACCAAGAGGGTTTGGATTTGTTAAGTATCGCCATTCTGAAGATGCAGCTGAGGCAAAGCAACGGATGGACCACAAAACTATTGGTGGGCGTGAGATAAGAATTGTTTTTGCTGAAGAGAACAGAAAAACACCTCAAGAAATGCGTAGGACCACTCACGTAAG TGATCGACATGGAGGCAGCTCCAGAGGGAGAACATCATCAAGGTCCCCAAGACACCGCCATCGTT CATACTCGCGCTCACCTTCACCGGCTAGGCATGATTCAAG GGATCGTGGTGTGAAGGATGATTATCGCTCCCGACGGAGATCAAGATCCATTTCACACTCTCGTTCTCCACGAGATGGGAGAGACTATCGGGCAGACCAGCAGTCACTGAGTCCAAGGGAGAATGGTCAAAGCCCCAGGGAGAGGGACCATGCATCTGGCAGATCAAGGACTCCAAGGGCCTACAATAATAGTCCATTGAGGTCTCGTTCGTGA
- the LOC7469093 gene encoding inorganic pyrophosphatase 1: MAAAIVVVFDFDKTIIDVDSDNWVIDELGFTESFNQLLPTMSWNSLMDRMMKELHANGKTMEDIAEVLKRIPIHPQVISAIKAAHALGCELRIVSDANMFFIETILKHLGLKDYFSEINTNPGFVDEEGRLRISPYHDFTQSSHGCSLCPPNMCKGLIIERIQASISKEGSKKIIYLGDGAGDYCPSLKLTEADYMMPRKNFPVWDLISKNPKLIKAEIHEWNDGAEMERVLLQIIERISREEINSNSAKLFSADCKLQTISIAGHDAMPQALSVTQ, translated from the exons ATGGCTGCTGCAATTGTGGTGGTTTTTGATTTTGACAAGACCATCATTGACGTGGATAGTGATAATTGGGtgattgatgagttgggttTTACTGAATCGTTCAACCAACTCCTTCCCACCATGTCATGGAATTCTCTCATG GATAGGATGATGAAGGAACTTCATGCAAATGGAAAAACCATGGAAGACATTGCAGAGGTTTTGAAACGTATTCCTATCCATCCCCAGGTCATCTCTGCTATTAAAGCAGCCCATGCTTTAGG GTGTGAGTTGAGGATTGTAAGTGATGCAAACATGTTCTTCATCGAGACAATCCTGAAACATCTTGGATTGAAGGATTATTTCTCTGAAATCAACACGAACCCAGGTTTTGTCGATGAAGAAGGGAGGCTAAGGATCTCTCCTTACCATGATTTCACTCAATCTTCTCATGGTTGCAGTCTTTGCCCTCCGAACATGTGCAAG GGTCTTATCATTGAAAGAATCCAAGCTTCTATATCTAAGGAGGGAAGCAAGAAAATCATCTATCTTGGAGATGGTGCTGGCGATTATTGCCCGAGCTTGAAGCTTACAGAGGCAGACTACATGATGCCAAGGAAGAATTTCCCAGTGTGGGATTTAATTAGCAAAAATCCCAAGCTTATCAAGGCAGAAATCCATGAATGGAACGACGGCGCAGAGATGGAACGTGTTTTGCTCCAAATTATTGAGAGAATTTCCAGGGAGGAGATCAATAGCAATTCTGCTAAGTTGTTCTCAGCTGATTGCAAGTTACAGACTATATCAATTGCTGGCCATGACGCCATGCCTCAAGCTCTCTCAGTTACTCAGTAG
- the LOC7469092 gene encoding NADH dehydrogenase [ubiquinone] 1 alpha subcomplex subunit 8-B isoform X2: MATSAVDATGNPIPTSAVLTTASKHIATRCFSENVEFLKCKKKDPNPEKCLDKGQQVTRCVLGLLKDLHQKCTKEMDAYVGCMYYYTNEFDLCRKEQQAFEKACPLE; this comes from the exons ATGGCGACGAGTGCGGTGGACGCGACTGGGAATCCGATCCCGACATCAGCGGTGCTAACGACTGCATCGAAGCATATAGCGACAAGATGCTTTTCAGAAAATGTGGAGTTTCTCAAGTGCAAGAAGAAGGATCCAAACCCGGAGAAATGCCTCGATAAAGGCCAGCAAGTCACTCGCTGTGTCCTTGGATT GTTGAAAGATCTTCACCAGAAGTGCACAAAAGAGATGGATGCTTACGTTGGTTGCATGTATTACTATACAAATGAATTTGATTTGTGTCGCAAAGAGCAACAGGCATTCGAGAAAGCTTGCCCTTTGGAGTGA